From Rhododendron vialii isolate Sample 1 chromosome 7a, ASM3025357v1:
AATCCAAAAAAACAATCTGATTTGTAGACATCCCTAACAAAGCCCTACATGATAgacaaggaaagaaagaaaaacataagGCCATGGTCAAGACTCAAAACAGTTACTAGTACTATCTAAGCGAATGGAAAAATGCACATTCTTTCTGTTAAATACGAGGGAGATGCAAGGTAACATAATCAAGCTAAGTTCTTGCACATCAACCCCAAAGATTGGTGTGGACCTCGGATTTAGGAATTTGCTCCTTCTAGGTCTCAGATTAGTCCGTGACTTTAACTTAGCCCTTTTAGTGAACCCTAGGGTTAATATATATCATAAATTAATCGAAGTGCGcataagcaattttttttaaaaacttcgTGCACATTAGTTTTCTTGACCTAAAACCACTGCTGTTAGGATCAATCCATCAAAGCAATTGAAAGAGACGCAAATAAGGACAGAGAGGGATAGAGAGCATGGACAAATGGGTAGCAAAAACACTAGGCTCTAGCAAACTACACCCTAACGAAGATTATAAAATGTCCACAAACACAACTTTAGACACAATGGCATCTGACATTGTTCGATGCATGTCAACCGATGTGCATCAAACGTCTCCGGACGCAGATGTGTCCGGAATTGTATTTTAAAGTCGTGTTGGTGTAGCATTGCTTCAAAGACTAACCAATCATGTTGAATTGGAGTGCACATACCAGTTGAAAAGGATTTTGCATTTAGGCACAGCACCATTCTCAACCTCCTTCAAACTCACTCCCCCACACACCGCCTTAACCGACGCCCTAGCCGTGTTCCACCCGTTCGCACCCATCCCAATCCCAACCCTCACCTCCgtccccaccaccaccccctTGCTCCTCACCCCTTCCTTCAGCCTCTTCGCCGCCGCCTCGTTCCCAACCAACACGCCCTTCACCTCCGTCGTCAACTTCACCACCGTCGTGTTCTTCTTCCCCTGCGTAAACCCCGCCACCCCCGCCGTCCCCAAATCCACATTCTCCGCGCTCAAATCCGCCTCGATTCTCCCGTAATTCACGTGCAAAAAGTTGTTAGGATTTTTCACCTCGATCCTGACGACAGCTCTGGAGTTCACCTCCGGTCCGTCTGGACCCGAGGTGACGTTGAAGAGGGGGAATTGAAGGGACTGGAGGCGGAAAACCGGAAGGCGCGGCTCGTAGTAGAGGTAGAAGCAGCCGGCGGCGACGGCGGCGAGGAGGGTGACGAGGATTATGAGGAGGCAAATGTAGCAGCAGATGGACCGGCAATACCTCCGTCGTTTTTTTCTCGGTCGGAGCGATATCGGAAGGATCGGTTGGGGCGGTTTCCGAGCAGGTGGTTTGGGTGGGGCCTGGACCGGAGCGGCTGGGTCTCGGTAGCCCGGAGGCTTTTTCAGAACAGGCTTTGCTTGTTCCGTCATTTCCcccgaaaactcgagctcaattCGAACAAGCGTCCTACCTGTGCTATATGCAATAGAGAATTTTAGTAAGAGGAATGAATGTATGggaggaatatatatatatatatatatatatatatatatatatatatatatggggcaaTTGAATTGGGGagtgtttatttatttagataCGAAAAGAATGCTAGATTTTTGAGAATTGGAACGAGATTACGTGAATGTGGGATTTAATGAGGGGGGGACTTGGGGAGATTTCCGAAGATTTTTCTTGAATTGCGGTAAATaatggaatggaatggaattgaaTTGAGAAGAGATTAATAAGCATGGAGGTGATGTTTTTAATGTTGGAACTTGGACGGCATTTTGATTGATGGAATTCCTGGGAAATTAAAACCTTTGAATTTGCAATGGAAGCAGATCCCAATGAGGGAATGACGAGACGAGGAGGAAAGcattcccaaaacaaaaactagagagagagagagagagagagagagagagagagaaggggttaTCTGTCTGTCTGGTTGTGGGAGAGACGGAAGATAAACCGGAGGAGGGAGAAATTCAAGCGCGAGATTCACGCGTGGCTTGTAGTTGATGACGTGGCGCGCGGGAAGGCTTTGAAGAAACACTGCTGTATTTTCTGAGTATCTTATATTATTGGCAAATTAATGAGATGAAATTAAATTGATGGCATAAAAAACAGGCTGTCGGCTCATTGGATCTGGAATCGGATTCTGCTCACCCCATTTTATTCTCCCTTCAGATATCCTATTTTTGTTCcagaaaaaaaatactgtatTTATCATGTGTCATAAAATCCTAGTAAAATAACTAAAAtcctataggtaccgaccggtaccGTAGGGACGGTcgtgccgggccgtctctggccaccggacggccgatcagAGCCgtttaaaaattctaaaaaaaaaaaaaacgagggggcccatGCTAGATTCAATGGCATCTGACGCGTGtagggtgctcgatccaaacactccatttttgtatatatttttggacggctcggatcggccgtccggtggccagaaaCGGCCCGGTACGGCCGTCTCTGcgatttccctacggtaccagtTCGTACCTGTAACAATACTCggaaaataaatcatttttagTACTATGGCATATAGTCATAAAATTCCAATATTCAAAGCCCACGTACGTAGTTTGGTTACAATTATAATAGCACTAATAAAAGCATTACTACCATCACATAGATATGGACAACATGGTGTTTTCGTAGAGCGGAAAACACGACGCCCAAGGCATCATCGTCATTATCCTCCTCCTTTTCACGGATCCTTCAAGAGGCatacggggagagagagagattggagaCCAATTGGGCGGCGGGCCCTGTTTCTCCTCCTTTTGGATTCGTAGCCAGCCACAGTTGGTGGGTTTTCTCTTTTGAATATGCGGTATGTGTGGCCCTATAAcatacatttttcaatcaatttgatGGGTTTTCCCTACCTATAAAATGAACCTCATAAGAATCGTTTTCACATAGCAGACAACCTCCAAGTGATGTTGCACCCATCGAATATAGAATTGCGATGTTTATTGAGGCCAACAAACACAAATAAATGTGGAATTGAATATCACACAGCCACAGGAGTCATGGATGAAAGATGGCCTAACTAGTTAAGGCAAAACTGAAGAACGGTTCAGAAGGTAGACCTCAACTCCCTTGACTAATCATCGCACATCAGATAGTGAATGGTCAGAAAGAGATTTAATCAGCCTAATCCTGCTATTTGATAATTAACCACTCACATTATACTATCTTGATTCTTCTTGGCTATTAAATTTTGGAGTCGTTGGCGTCTAATCCTTAAACAAGATGATACGGCCTCAACTTAAGCGCAATAAGTTCATACAAAAAAACATTATGCATTATGTATTTTTCCAACAACATAGGAGGTGTTATTTGCGATTTGGTGCGACCGTACCAGTCAATGTATTAAGAGCAACAAATTCTATGCTTTTTGGTTAAGAACCTGTACTAAATACCAGATGCTTTCACGTGTCAATAAATTTCATAGATAAGTATTCTCCCgcttataaaaaaagaaaaaaagatatcTGTTTTTCTTATCGGAGAATTCTTGATTCCAC
This genomic window contains:
- the LOC131334600 gene encoding NDR1/HIN1-like protein 6 isoform X2 is translated as MTEQAKPVLKKPPGYRDPAAPVQAPPKPPARKPPQPILPISLRPRKKRRRYCRSICCYICLLIILVTLLAAVAAGCFYLYYEPRLPVFRLQSLQFPLFNVTSGPDGPEVNSRAVVRIEVKNPNNFLHVNYGRIEADLSAENVDLGTAGVAGFTQGKKNTTVVKLTTEVKGVLVGNEAAAKRLKEGVRSKGVVVGTEVRVGIGMGANGWNTARASVKAVCGGVSLKEVENGAVPKCKILFNWINLPI
- the LOC131334600 gene encoding NDR1/HIN1-like protein 6 isoform X1, producing the protein MTEQAKPVLKKPPGYRDPAAPVQAPPKPPARKPPQPILPISLRPRKKRRRYCRSICCYICLLIILVTLLAAVAAGCFYLYYEPRLPVFRLQSLQFPLFNVTSGPDGPEVNSRAVVRIEVKNPNNFLHVNYGRIEADLSAENVDLGTAGVAGFTQGKKNTTVVKLTTEVKGVLVGNEAAAKRLKEGVRSKGVVVGTEVRVGIGMGANGWNTARASVKAVCGGVSLKEVENGAVPKCKILFNWYVHSNST